The window CTCCCAGCTTTCTTTTGCATTTACTTTTTCATGATTTTCTTCCTCTGAATCTTTTTTGGTTGCTTTATCTATTTCAGAAAGCTCCAACGCAGATTTCAAAACCATGTTTTTGATATTACGAAACTCCGGTTCTTTCGCAAGGGTTCTTCTGGCACGTTCCTGATTCTGGTATGTAGAAAGGATATCGTCTTTCAATCCCAGCCAGCTTTCATAGGCTTGTGAAATCTTTTTGTCCTTGCTGATTTCTTTAACGATTTCATCCACCAGTATTTTATTTTCTTTCTCCAGCCTGCCATAAACCTTTTTATGTTTTGCCGTTTTCAGTTTTTGAGATAACTCCCAAAGCAAGGCTTCCGCTTTTGGATGATCTGTATCTTCCATTGCCATTGCCTGTTTCAGTTTTCTGTCAAAGTAACCTTTCAGTTCGTCCCTGACTTCATCTTTCTGCTCATAGATGTGATACAGCTCATCATGGAATATCTCATTGGCAAAAGAACTTCTCAGCTTCATCAAGTTCTGTCTGCCCAAATATCCTTCTCTTGGATTTTTGGAATAGCACATCAGATGGATATGAGGATGATGCCCCTCATTATGGAAAGCACCATACCACATAAAATGATCCAAGGGAATTCCCATTGCTTTTGCAATCTCTGGTGCTTTGCCTCGCACCAGTTCTCTCCACATAGCGGCATTATCATATCCCAATCGGGCAGCGTCCTCTCGTTTTAAGGAAAGCACGAATGTCCAGATGTTGCCGTTATGTTCCGCAGCTTCTCTTGCCACTTGATTTAGATCGATTTCTTTATCAGAACCATTCCACAGTGCGTGTCCCTGTTTTTCTCGTTCTGATCTTGGTCTTTTGGCAAGGTAGCCCACATAGTTTTCCATGCTGCCTTCCCTTGCCAAACCTTCTTCCGCAATTTTATTGATCAGGTCCGCAGCGTTTTCTTTTGTTGGATTTTGCAAGTAGTCTTCATACTCCTGTTCACAACTTTCTCTCAATTCTATATGTGCTTTCAGTTCTTTTTCGATCCATCTCTTCTGGTGTTCCGTAGCTTCTGTTTGGGACTGATTCACCTCAAACTTTTCTGCATTTGGTCTTGTGGCAACATACTTCACATAATTTTTTACTTTTGACGGCTTTTGCATTTTTAGATATCTTGGTGTAAAAACAAGTCTTGGCATAGCATCACCTACCTCTGAGTATTTGTATCATTTTTCACACTGTATGAGATTATAACAGTGGAGTCTTATTCTTCATCACTTCTTTGATACCTCACGGCTTCTTCCATGGTAAGAATGCCGTTGATCTTTTTTACTTCATTCACGCATCGAATATGAAGTCTTCGCATGGTTACCTCATCCATGTCATTGATAGCGGCAAGCATACTTTCCAACTTTGCCATCTCCACTGCAATTTTGAAAAGCATACGTGCCAAATGGTTTTCTGATGTTTTGACGATACCTGCTATGGACTCCAATATCACATCAGATAAAAAATCCGTATGTGTCTGCGACGAAACATATCCAGAATAAAACTCGATGGCTCTTTCGATAAAATCATTTCGTACTTTGCAGTCTGATATGCGCATACCTTCATCACATTTTCTCAATGTTTCATCAGATATACGAATAGTTATTTTGTTCTTTTTATCATCCATTGGCAACTCACTCCTTTTTACTGTAAAAATCGGTTTAATGTCAGTCTTGATGTCAGTCAAAACAAAGGATAGATCCCGTCTTTTCTAAGAGTTCCGATGTATCTCTTCTTGGAAAAATGTTCTGATTGATGTCAGCCTTCTAATTTTGATGTCAGCTTTGAGAGCCAAAAAATCCCCGCACTGCGGGTGATTTGAGGAAATGCCAGCCCGTTTGATGGCTGGCTTTCACCTGCAAACATTTTTCGCATCTGGCAAAGCCCTCCCTTGCAGATACTTGCTCCAAGCACCCTCTTTTTCCCTTCGCCCAAAATCGGGGCAAATTCGCTCCAAACTGCCTTGCCCTGCAACTGTTCCACCTGCTCTGCAAAGTGGCACACAAGGGCAAACAGGGTGCAAAAAAAGGCGAACCTTTTCGGCTCGCCTACTCTTTGTTTTGCTTATTCTGTTGTTCTGGATTAGAAAA of the Anaerotignum faecicola genome contains:
- the mobL gene encoding relaxase MobL; its protein translation is MPRLVFTPRYLKMQKPSKVKNYVKYVATRPNAEKFEVNQSQTEATEHQKRWIEKELKAHIELRESCEQEYEDYLQNPTKENAADLINKIAEEGLAREGSMENYVGYLAKRPRSEREKQGHALWNGSDKEIDLNQVAREAAEHNGNIWTFVLSLKREDAARLGYDNAAMWRELVRGKAPEIAKAMGIPLDHFMWYGAFHNEGHHPHIHLMCYSKNPREGYLGRQNLMKLRSSFANEIFHDELYHIYEQKDEVRDELKGYFDRKLKQAMAMEDTDHPKAEALLWELSQKLKTAKHKKVYGRLEKENKILVDEIVKEISKDKKISQAYESWLGLKDDILSTYQNQERARRTLAKEPEFRNIKNMVLKSALELSEIDKATKKDSEEENHEKVNAKESWEERTKKFHQMQAQKQFLLLMKHISHMIEEDYDRKKQQIHVDKKLMRKIMEKKEAHGQKM